The proteins below are encoded in one region of Sporosarcina sp. FSL K6-1508:
- a CDS encoding isochorismatase family protein, producing the protein MNQSLIIIDAQQELIDGNQEERAVFNKEQLIRNINLVIEKAKEFGVPIVFVRDLDVAAGKGKGFQVHNEINVPMDAEIFDKTATNSFHGTGLLNHLRSQEIEHVVIMGCATQHCIDSAVRTATVSSLDVTLVSDGHSTTDSDVLSAEQIIKHHNETLHGHYNVEHFSIVRSTEEDLFHPTHDSYR; encoded by the coding sequence TTGAATCAATCATTGATAATTATTGATGCCCAACAAGAATTAATTGACGGGAACCAAGAAGAAAGAGCGGTTTTTAATAAAGAGCAACTTATTAGGAATATCAATTTAGTGATTGAAAAAGCAAAGGAATTCGGTGTTCCAATTGTCTTTGTAAGGGATTTAGATGTTGCTGCAGGCAAAGGAAAGGGGTTTCAAGTTCACAATGAAATTAATGTACCTATGGATGCAGAAATCTTCGATAAAACTGCAACAAATTCCTTCCATGGAACAGGACTTCTAAATCATTTAAGATCTCAAGAGATCGAGCACGTTGTTATTATGGGCTGTGCAACACAACATTGCATAGATAGCGCAGTCAGAACAGCTACTGTTAGTAGTTTGGATGTCACATTAGTCAGTGATGGACATTCAACAACAGACAGTGATGTTTTAAGTGCAGAACAAATTATAAAGCATCATAATGAAACTCTTCATGGTCATTACAATGTAGAACACTTTTCAATTGTCAGAAGCACAGAGGAAGATTTGTTTCATCCAACTCATGATTCATATAGATAA
- a CDS encoding nucleotidyltransferase domain-containing protein produces the protein MNLEQIVEILVSSFKKNTLVKAIFLKGSMARNEHDIYSDIDLYCLVNEEDLEKFLPQRIQHLKEYKDLIFLDNIFIVAPQILAVYEDFTHIDLYTVTQQTINKNDEIRILYDPKGLLKDYHEHSSLSLSYDQFVDAVDDVIWFLYQYMQSSKRRNDIWCCHLLHLSFTYLVSILLYRYCPKRALLGLKTVEKCLSKEIVDELNLILNKNTVDTHKEAAILISEFLKQEKEWIFSELENPEKISLFWSEVIKYLNE, from the coding sequence ATGAATTTGGAACAAATTGTAGAAATATTAGTTTCAAGTTTCAAGAAAAACACTCTAGTAAAGGCGATATTTTTAAAAGGGTCAATGGCTAGAAATGAACATGATATTTACTCTGATATTGACTTATATTGCCTCGTGAACGAGGAAGATTTAGAAAAATTCTTACCGCAAAGAATTCAGCATCTCAAGGAATACAAGGATTTAATTTTTCTGGATAATATTTTTATTGTTGCGCCACAAATTTTAGCTGTATATGAGGATTTTACTCATATTGATTTATATACAGTTACTCAGCAAACTATAAATAAAAATGATGAAATACGTATTTTATATGACCCAAAGGGTTTATTGAAAGATTACCATGAACATTCGTCACTTAGTTTATCTTATGATCAATTTGTAGACGCAGTAGATGATGTTATTTGGTTTCTATATCAATATATGCAATCTTCGAAGCGTAGAAATGATATTTGGTGCTGTCATTTATTGCATTTGTCGTTTACATATTTAGTATCTATTTTGCTGTATCGGTATTGTCCAAAAAGAGCGCTATTAGGCTTGAAAACGGTCGAAAAGTGTTTGTCCAAAGAAATTGTTGATGAATTAAATCTAATACTAAATAAAAATACAGTTGATACTCACAAAGAGGCAGCAATTTTAATTAGCGAATTTTTAAAACAAGAAAAAGAATGGATATTTTCTGAATTGGAAAATCCTGAAAAAATCTCATTGTTTTGGAGTGAAGTTATAAAATATTTAAATGAATAG
- a CDS encoding GNAT family N-acetyltransferase, with the protein MEKVFPIIETSRLILREVTTEDATEMFTYLSDKDVVKPMGLVPCQTVKDVWDEIKWYKSIFEEDTGIRWGITLKDSGEVIGSCGFLNRQSKHYRAEVGYELSKEYWGKGIASEALEAVVKYGYNHFQLERIEALIEPSNLASQKLVEKQGFKREGLLRRYEFTCGKFDDLYMYSIIKEEINFL; encoded by the coding sequence ATGGAAAAAGTATTTCCTATAATTGAAACAAGTAGATTGATTTTAAGAGAAGTAACAACAGAGGATGCAACTGAAATGTTTACCTATCTATCCGATAAAGATGTTGTGAAACCGATGGGATTGGTACCTTGCCAAACGGTAAAAGACGTATGGGATGAAATTAAATGGTATAAATCGATATTCGAAGAGGATACGGGAATTAGATGGGGAATTACACTAAAAGATTCTGGTGAGGTTATAGGAAGTTGCGGTTTTCTTAATAGGCAAAGTAAACATTATCGGGCCGAAGTTGGATATGAATTAAGCAAAGAATACTGGGGTAAAGGGATAGCCAGTGAAGCATTGGAAGCCGTTGTTAAGTATGGTTATAATCACTTTCAGCTAGAAAGAATTGAAGCTTTAATTGAACCATCTAATCTAGCATCACAAAAACTAGTAGAAAAGCAAGGCTTTAAAAGAGAGGGTTTGCTAAGACGATATGAATTTACTTGTGGTAAATTCGATGATCTATATATGTACTCAATCATAAAAGAAGAAATCAATTTTTTGTAA
- the norA gene encoding multidrug efflux MFS transporter NorA, whose amino-acid sequence MKNQKVTLAILLMNLFIAFLGIGLVIPVLPTIMNELRISGEVVGYMMAAFAITQLIVSPFAGRWADKYGRKVMIVIGLFVFGFSEFLFGFGKSVEVLFVSRMLGGVSAAFIMPAVTAFIADITTNATRPKAIGYMSAAISTGFIIGPGLGGFLAEIGTRIPFYSAGVLGALAAILSFILLKEPERRAEEAPLPGQKTGFRRLFIPMYAIAFILIFVLSFGLAAFESFFSLFVDHKFGFTPKDIAIVITGSAIVGALAQLLLFDRLSKSIGEINLIRYSLAISAILVLLMTFVSSYFTILLTTFFLFVGFDLIRPAITSYLSKIAGNEQGFIGGMNSTFTSIGNIFGPIVGGVLFDVDLNYPYYFAAIVLALGTIIALFWKKPKHVIL is encoded by the coding sequence ATGAAGAATCAAAAAGTCACATTGGCCATCTTACTAATGAATTTATTTATCGCTTTTCTCGGCATCGGCCTCGTTATTCCGGTACTTCCTACGATTATGAATGAGCTTAGGATCAGCGGTGAGGTCGTCGGGTATATGATGGCGGCATTCGCAATTACACAACTTATCGTCTCACCGTTTGCCGGGCGGTGGGCTGACAAATACGGTCGCAAAGTAATGATTGTAATCGGCCTATTTGTATTCGGTTTCTCAGAATTTTTGTTTGGATTCGGTAAATCAGTTGAAGTTTTATTTGTCTCGCGAATGCTCGGCGGAGTCAGTGCAGCATTTATTATGCCCGCTGTAACCGCCTTTATCGCAGATATTACAACGAACGCTACAAGACCAAAGGCAATTGGCTATATGTCTGCCGCTATTAGCACAGGTTTTATTATCGGGCCGGGGCTTGGTGGGTTTCTAGCTGAAATTGGCACTCGTATACCATTTTACTCAGCGGGTGTACTCGGAGCGCTTGCTGCGATTCTTTCATTTATCCTATTAAAAGAACCCGAACGCAGGGCTGAAGAAGCACCTCTTCCAGGACAAAAAACTGGATTTCGCCGTCTTTTCATACCGATGTATGCCATTGCGTTCATTTTAATTTTCGTGTTGTCGTTTGGTCTAGCGGCTTTTGAATCGTTCTTTAGTTTATTCGTCGACCACAAATTCGGCTTCACACCAAAAGATATCGCCATCGTCATTACAGGCAGCGCGATTGTCGGTGCTCTTGCACAGCTTTTACTATTTGATCGCCTGTCAAAAAGCATAGGTGAAATCAATCTTATTCGTTACAGCTTAGCTATATCAGCCATCCTTGTACTACTGATGACCTTCGTGAGCTCATACTTCACGATTTTACTAACTACATTCTTTCTTTTCGTTGGATTTGATTTGATTCGTCCAGCCATTACATCGTATCTATCGAAAATTGCGGGCAATGAACAAGGCTTTATCGGTGGCATGAACTCAACCTTCACAAGTATTGGCAATATTTTCGGCCCAATCGTTGGTGGTGTTTTATTCGACGTCGACTTAAACTACCCGTACTATTTTGCAGCAATCGTATTGGCACTCGGCACGATTATTGCGCTGTTCTGGAAGAAGCCAAAGCATGTAATTTTATAA